A genomic stretch from Bradyrhizobium sp. 195 includes:
- a CDS encoding GumC family protein: protein MRLAFWRAGKDKAVIARAVAKPKAEAAPKVEAQVEAEVETQVEARPAAVPTKQPQAESGDIDLHALGAALARRRGWIIVPTVLALVASVAVVNLVTPRYKSESRILIDGRENVFLRPSSDRTEERQALDAEAVTSQVQLVLSRDLAREIIKKNKLAERPEFDPVLQGISPLKSLAAMIGIGRDPFSMTPEERVLDAYYERLQAYAVDKSRVIVVEFQSADPELAARVANSIADGYLVLQQGVRQEQAKNASQWLAGEIENLRKKVSDAEARVEDFRSKSSLFIGTNNTTLSNQQMGEVNTQLNNARSMKADAESKARLIREMLQSGKPIEASEVVNSELMRRLSEQRVTLRAQLAEQSSTLLGNHPRIKELKAQLGDLDNQIRDEAAKISRSLESDARIASGRVDGLTVSLEQLKKQAASTNGQDVQLRALEREAKAQRDLLETYLAKYREANTRETIDTAPTDGRIISRAIVSNTPAYPKKLPIVLIATIATLLLSSGVVVTGELLRQTAPRAVPAVLPAQAPVRQEVQVQPIVDPVIDPVIDLALAEPAPLQPEMTTDMDVTEFTEIERLADSLLAAGAAAKKITVLGTAAGEAITLSTLTLARHLAREARVVVVDLAASSPTIAAVSVDASASGLAELMQGEASFAQIITRDKLSRLHLVMAGRPGFDRSLLQSPRVTLAIDALLRAYDHVLIDAGSASDLPAELLTAHARAVVVPDASMAPDARTLMCEQLRAVGFSEVTMLSKPVQASDAVDAPRVVAA from the coding sequence ATGCGTTTAGCGTTCTGGCGTGCCGGCAAGGACAAGGCGGTGATTGCGCGGGCCGTTGCAAAGCCCAAGGCCGAAGCCGCACCCAAGGTCGAAGCGCAGGTTGAAGCCGAGGTCGAGACCCAGGTTGAGGCAAGACCTGCAGCCGTCCCCACCAAGCAGCCGCAAGCAGAATCGGGTGACATCGACCTGCACGCGCTCGGCGCGGCATTGGCGCGCAGGCGCGGCTGGATCATCGTGCCGACGGTGCTGGCGCTCGTCGCATCCGTTGCCGTCGTCAATCTCGTTACGCCCCGCTACAAGTCCGAATCGCGCATCCTGATCGATGGCCGCGAGAACGTGTTCCTGCGCCCGAGCAGCGACCGTACCGAGGAGCGCCAGGCGCTCGACGCCGAGGCCGTCACCAGCCAGGTGCAATTGGTGCTGTCGCGCGATCTCGCGCGCGAGATCATCAAGAAGAACAAGCTCGCCGAGCGCCCCGAATTCGATCCGGTGCTGCAAGGCATCTCGCCCTTGAAGTCGCTGGCCGCGATGATCGGTATCGGCCGCGATCCGTTCTCGATGACGCCGGAAGAACGCGTGCTCGACGCCTATTACGAGCGCCTCCAGGCCTACGCCGTCGACAAGTCGCGCGTGATCGTGGTCGAATTCCAGTCCGCCGATCCAGAGCTTGCCGCCCGCGTCGCCAATTCGATCGCCGACGGCTATCTCGTGCTCCAGCAGGGCGTGCGCCAGGAGCAGGCCAAGAACGCCAGCCAGTGGCTGGCGGGCGAGATCGAGAACTTGCGCAAGAAAGTCTCCGACGCCGAGGCCCGGGTGGAGGACTTCCGTTCCAAGTCGTCACTCTTCATCGGCACCAACAACACGACGCTGTCGAACCAGCAGATGGGTGAAGTCAACACCCAGCTCAACAATGCACGCTCGATGAAGGCCGACGCGGAGTCCAAGGCGCGGTTGATCCGCGAAATGCTCCAGAGCGGCAAGCCGATCGAGGCATCCGAGGTCGTGAACTCCGAATTGATGCGGCGGCTGTCGGAGCAACGGGTGACGTTGCGTGCGCAGCTCGCCGAACAATCATCCACGCTGCTCGGCAATCACCCGCGGATCAAGGAGCTGAAGGCCCAGCTTGGCGACCTCGACAACCAGATTCGCGACGAAGCGGCCAAGATCTCACGCTCGCTCGAAAGCGACGCCCGGATCGCCAGCGGCCGGGTCGATGGCCTGACCGTGAGCCTCGAGCAGCTCAAGAAGCAGGCGGCCTCGACCAACGGTCAGGACGTCCAGCTCCGCGCGCTGGAGCGTGAGGCCAAGGCGCAGCGCGACCTGCTCGAGACCTACCTCGCCAAGTACCGCGAGGCCAACACCCGCGAAACCATCGACACCGCGCCGACGGACGGACGCATCATTTCGCGCGCCATCGTCTCGAACACGCCGGCCTATCCGAAGAAGCTGCCGATCGTGCTGATCGCGACGATCGCGACGCTGCTGCTTTCGTCCGGCGTCGTCGTCACCGGCGAGCTGCTGCGCCAGACCGCGCCGCGCGCGGTGCCGGCGGTGCTCCCGGCACAGGCGCCGGTGCGCCAAGAAGTGCAAGTCCAGCCGATCGTCGATCCCGTCATCGATCCTGTCATCGATCTCGCGTTGGCAGAGCCCGCGCCGCTCCAGCCGGAGATGACGACCGATATGGACGTCACCGAATTCACCGAGATCGAGCGTCTCGCCGACAGCCTGCTTGCCGCCGGCGCTGCGGCGAAGAAGATCACGGTGCTCGGTACCGCGGCCGGCGAAGCCATCACGCTGTCGACATTGACGCTCGCCCGGCATCTGGCACGCGAGGCGCGCGTCGTTGTGGTCGATCTCGCCGCGTCCTCGCCGACGATCGCCGCGGTGTCGGTCGATGCTTCGGCTTCCGGCCTTGCCGAGCTGATGCAGGGCGAGGCGTCGTTCGCGCAAATCATCACCCGGGACAAGCTGTCGCGGCTGCATCTCGTCATGGCCGGCCGTCCCGGCTTCGACCGTAGCCTGCTGCAATCGCCGCGGGTGACGCTCGCCATCGACGCGCTGCTGCGCGCCTACGATCACGTGCTGATCGACGCCGGCAGTGCCTCAGACCTTCCGGCCGAGCTGCTGACGGCGCATGCCCGCGCCGTCGTGGTGCCCGATGCGTCGATGGCGCCGGATGCGCGGACGCTGATGTGCGAGCAGCTGAGGGCGGTCGGCTTCAGCGAGGTGACGATGCTGAGCAAGCCGGTGCAGGCTTCGGATGCGGTGGACGCGCCGCGCGTGGTGGCGGCGTAG
- a CDS encoding glycosyltransferase family 4 protein: MPPSPDRPLRILHAVRAPVGGIFRHILDVANGQVDHGHHVGILADSLTGGERADKALAELAPRLKLGVHRLAIRREPSPDDVLVWLRMRRLIATLKPDVMHGHGAKAGAFIRMRRRSDDTIRIYTPHGGSLHYPLNTLKGEFYARLERTLMDSTDLFLFESAFARDTYQRIVGTPNGVVHCVFNGVTPEEFEPVVTADDATDLCYVGEFRHIKGADLLVDAVARLHESGKKVTLTLGGDGEETAALKAQVEKLGLTSAIRFIGHVKARYGFSKGRLLVVPSRGDSMPYVVIEAGAAGIPMIASRIGGIPEIFGTDSPALFAPSNSEAMAEAIAAALDDPKTTAQRAVSLRERISAHFSQAAMVDGVIAGYRDAFANH, translated from the coding sequence ATGCCCCCTTCTCCCGACCGGCCGCTCCGCATCCTGCACGCCGTGCGCGCTCCGGTCGGCGGTATCTTCCGCCACATCCTCGACGTCGCCAATGGCCAGGTCGACCACGGCCATCATGTCGGCATTCTCGCCGACAGCCTCACCGGCGGCGAGCGCGCCGACAAGGCACTTGCCGAGCTCGCGCCGCGGCTGAAGCTCGGCGTGCACCGGCTCGCGATCCGCCGTGAACCCTCGCCCGACGACGTGCTGGTGTGGCTTCGCATGCGGCGCCTGATCGCCACGCTCAAGCCCGACGTCATGCACGGCCACGGCGCCAAGGCCGGCGCCTTCATCCGCATGCGGCGGCGCTCCGACGACACCATCCGCATCTACACGCCGCATGGCGGCTCGCTGCACTATCCGCTCAACACGCTGAAGGGCGAATTCTACGCACGGCTCGAGCGAACGCTGATGGATTCGACCGACCTGTTCCTGTTCGAGAGCGCGTTTGCCCGCGACACCTATCAACGCATTGTCGGAACGCCCAACGGCGTGGTGCATTGCGTCTTCAACGGCGTCACGCCGGAGGAGTTCGAGCCTGTCGTGACCGCCGACGATGCCACCGACCTGTGCTATGTCGGCGAGTTCAGGCACATCAAGGGCGCAGACCTCTTGGTCGATGCCGTGGCGCGCCTGCACGAGAGCGGCAAGAAGGTCACGCTGACGCTCGGCGGCGATGGCGAGGAAACGGCGGCGCTGAAGGCGCAGGTCGAGAAGCTCGGCCTCACCAGCGCCATCCGCTTCATCGGTCACGTCAAGGCGCGCTACGGCTTCTCCAAGGGGCGGCTGCTTGTCGTCCCCTCGCGCGGCGATTCCATGCCCTATGTCGTGATCGAGGCCGGCGCGGCCGGCATTCCCATGATCGCGTCCAGAATCGGCGGCATCCCCGAGATCTTCGGAACCGACAGTCCGGCCCTGTTCGCGCCGAGCAATTCCGAGGCCATGGCCGAGGCGATCGCGGCCGCACTCGACGATCCCAAAACAACGGCGCAGCGCGCGGTCTCGTTGCGCGAACGCATCTCGGCGCATTTCTCGCAAGCCGCGATGGTGGACGGCGTGATCGCGGGCTATCGCGACGCATTTGCCAATCATTAA
- a CDS encoding undecaprenyl-phosphate glucose phosphotransferase encodes MEPLNARSMLDAATSAAAKPADQPFVERRRRLSPAALEVVNQKVARAYSPIVIAGFVRLADFVLLSLVGIALYAGYVVPNSGFNWVYPAEVVAVAIAAVVCFQAADIYQVQLFRGQLRQMTRMISSWSFVFLLFIGISFFAKYGSEISRLWLAAFYFLGLAALIAERLVLRSLVRGWARQGRLDRRTIIVGSDSNGEQLVEALKAQEDSDIHVLGVFDDRNDSRALDTCAGARKLGKVDDIVEFARRTRVDLVLFALPISAETRILEMLKKLWVLPVDIRLSAHTNKLRFRPRSYSYLGEVPTLDVFEAPITDWDLVMKWLFDRVVGSLALLAALPVMGLVALAVRLDSPGPVLFRQKRFGFNNERIDVYKFRSMYHHQADPTASKVVTKNDPRVTRVGRFIRKTSLDELPQLFNVVFAGNLSLVGPRPHAVQGKLQSRLFDEAVDGYFARHRVKPGITGWAQINGWRGEIDNEEKIQKRVEFDLYYIENWSVLFDLYILLKTPISLLTKNENAY; translated from the coding sequence GTGGAACCGCTCAACGCACGCTCGATGCTCGACGCCGCGACCAGCGCCGCGGCGAAGCCCGCTGACCAGCCCTTCGTGGAGCGCCGCCGCCGGCTGTCGCCCGCTGCGCTCGAAGTCGTCAACCAGAAGGTCGCCCGCGCCTATTCGCCGATCGTGATCGCCGGCTTCGTGCGCCTCGCCGATTTCGTGCTGCTGAGCCTCGTCGGCATCGCGCTCTATGCCGGTTACGTCGTGCCGAACTCCGGCTTCAACTGGGTCTATCCTGCGGAGGTCGTCGCCGTGGCGATCGCCGCCGTGGTCTGCTTCCAGGCCGCCGATATCTATCAGGTGCAGCTGTTCCGCGGGCAGCTGCGGCAGATGACACGGATGATCTCCTCCTGGTCGTTCGTCTTCCTGCTGTTCATCGGCATCTCCTTCTTCGCCAAATACGGCAGCGAAATCTCGCGGCTGTGGCTTGCCGCCTTCTACTTCCTCGGGCTCGCCGCGCTGATCGCCGAGCGCCTGGTGCTGCGCTCGCTGGTTCGCGGCTGGGCACGCCAGGGCCGGCTCGACCGCCGCACCATCATCGTCGGCTCCGACAGCAATGGCGAGCAGCTGGTCGAAGCGCTGAAGGCGCAAGAAGACTCCGACATCCACGTGCTCGGCGTGTTCGACGACCGCAACGACAGCCGAGCGCTCGACACCTGCGCCGGCGCGCGCAAGCTCGGCAAGGTCGACGACATCGTCGAATTCGCCCGCCGCACTCGCGTCGATCTCGTGCTGTTCGCGCTGCCGATCTCGGCGGAGACACGCATCCTGGAAATGTTGAAGAAGCTCTGGGTGCTGCCGGTCGACATCCGCCTCTCCGCGCACACCAACAAGCTGCGCTTCCGGCCCCGCTCCTATTCCTATCTCGGCGAGGTCCCGACGCTCGACGTGTTCGAGGCGCCGATCACGGACTGGGATCTGGTGATGAAATGGCTGTTCGACCGCGTCGTCGGCAGCCTCGCCCTGCTCGCCGCCCTGCCGGTGATGGGCCTCGTCGCGCTCGCAGTGAGGCTCGACAGCCCCGGCCCGGTGCTGTTCCGCCAGAAGCGATTCGGCTTCAACAACGAACGCATCGACGTCTACAAATTCCGCTCGATGTACCATCATCAGGCCGATCCCACGGCCTCGAAGGTCGTGACCAAGAACGATCCGCGCGTCACCCGCGTCGGCCGCTTCATCCGCAAGACCAGCCTCGACGAGCTGCCGCAGCTCTTCAACGTGGTTTTTGCCGGCAATCTCTCGCTGGTCGGTCCGCGTCCGCATGCGGTGCAAGGCAAGCTGCAAAGCCGGCTGTTCGACGAAGCCGTCGACGGCTATTTCGCGCGCCACCGCGTCAAGCCGGGCATCACCGGCTGGGCCCAGATCAACGGCTGGCGCGGCGAGATCGACAACGAAGAGAAGATCCAGAAGCGCGTCGAGTTCGACCTCTATTACATCGAGAACTGGTCGGTGCTGTTCGACCTCTACATTCTCCTGAAGACGCCGATCTCGCTGCTGACCAAGAACGAGAATGCGTATTGA
- a CDS encoding O-antigen ligase family protein codes for MAYAATAGGMNVAAPAAPGVLALQRALVWLVGASGAVVFIEPSPYEIVTLLAAVTFFATGLRLRLALMPLVALLVLLNVGYTISAIPLFDKSEVVSWIATSWYMAVTVVFFAMVMSEDTLARLDMLRRGLVVGAMVASVLAVAGYFHLVPGGNDLLTLYGRARGTFKDPNVLGAFLILPALFALQSVVSDKLGKAFRNVFAFGIMSLAILLAFSRAAWGGLVLTSAFMLALMVLTSRTNAQRSRIIIMAIVAAVLGLALIAVLLSFDSTAEMFKQRASFDQSYDEGRFGRFGRHILGAEMALDLPFGIGPLQFHRFFPEDTHNSYLNAFMSGGWLAGVCYPALVFTTVIMGFRHVFVRVPWQRAYLAVFTAFVGTVGESFVIDTDHWRHFWMMLGVMWGMIAAAQIYKIRAGEDASSA; via the coding sequence ATGGCGTATGCGGCGACAGCCGGTGGAATGAACGTGGCCGCACCGGCTGCGCCCGGCGTGCTGGCGCTGCAGCGCGCGCTGGTGTGGCTGGTCGGCGCCTCCGGCGCGGTCGTCTTCATCGAGCCGAGCCCCTACGAGATCGTGACGCTGCTCGCGGCCGTGACGTTCTTCGCCACCGGCCTGCGCTTGCGGCTCGCCCTGATGCCGCTGGTCGCCCTGCTGGTCCTGCTCAATGTCGGCTACACGATCAGCGCGATCCCGCTGTTCGACAAGTCCGAGGTGGTGAGCTGGATCGCGACCTCCTGGTACATGGCGGTGACCGTGGTGTTCTTCGCCATGGTCATGTCCGAGGATACACTGGCCCGGCTCGACATGCTCCGCCGCGGCCTCGTGGTCGGCGCGATGGTCGCCTCGGTGCTGGCGGTCGCCGGCTATTTCCACCTGGTTCCCGGCGGCAACGACCTCCTTACGCTCTACGGGCGCGCGCGCGGCACGTTCAAGGACCCGAACGTGCTTGGCGCCTTCCTGATCCTGCCGGCGCTGTTCGCGCTTCAGAGTGTGGTTTCGGACAAGCTCGGCAAGGCGTTCCGCAACGTCTTCGCCTTCGGCATCATGTCGCTGGCAATCCTGCTCGCCTTCTCGCGCGCCGCCTGGGGCGGGCTGGTGCTGACCTCGGCCTTCATGCTGGCGCTGATGGTGCTGACCAGCCGCACCAACGCGCAGCGCTCGCGCATCATCATCATGGCGATCGTCGCCGCGGTGCTGGGGCTCGCGCTGATCGCGGTGCTGCTGTCGTTCGATTCCACCGCCGAGATGTTCAAGCAGCGCGCGAGCTTCGACCAGAGCTACGACGAAGGCCGCTTCGGCCGCTTCGGCCGGCACATCCTGGGAGCGGAGATGGCGCTCGACCTGCCGTTCGGCATCGGTCCCTTGCAATTCCATCGGTTCTTCCCCGAGGACACCCACAACTCCTACCTCAATGCCTTCATGTCCGGCGGTTGGCTGGCAGGCGTGTGCTATCCCGCGCTGGTCTTCACCACCGTCATCATGGGCTTCCGGCACGTCTTCGTCCGCGTGCCCTGGCAGCGCGCTTATCTCGCCGTGTTCACCGCGTTCGTCGGCACCGTCGGCGAAAGCTTCGTGATCGACACCGACCACTGGCGCCACTTCTGGATGATGCTGGGCGTGATGTGGGGCATGATCGCGGCCGCACAGATCTACAAGATCAGGGCTGGCGAGGACGCGTCTTCAGCTTGA
- a CDS encoding MarR family transcriptional regulator, giving the protein MRRSSAQGVLYGQTVANVAGIANSDLECMDILYLEGRVTAGRLAEVTGLTTGAITGVVDRLEKAGLVRRERDEKDRRKVFIAVVPEAAMRIGQFYVPMQQAMEKVFVGYSDEELRLLLRFANEGYKGVLAATEALKGLLDTPPEKRPALKLKTRPRQP; this is encoded by the coding sequence ATGCGCCGGTCGTCCGCGCAGGGCGTGCTCTATGGCCAGACCGTTGCGAACGTTGCCGGAATTGCCAATTCCGACCTCGAATGCATGGACATCCTGTATCTCGAAGGCCGCGTCACCGCAGGGAGGCTCGCCGAGGTCACGGGCCTCACGACGGGCGCCATTACCGGCGTGGTCGACCGGCTCGAAAAGGCCGGCTTGGTCCGCCGCGAACGCGACGAGAAAGACCGCCGCAAGGTTTTCATCGCGGTCGTGCCGGAGGCGGCCATGAGGATCGGCCAGTTTTACGTGCCGATGCAGCAGGCGATGGAGAAGGTCTTCGTTGGTTATTCCGACGAGGAACTGCGGCTGCTGCTGCGTTTCGCGAATGAGGGCTACAAGGGCGTGCTCGCGGCGACGGAAGCACTGAAGGGGCTGCTCGACACGCCGCCGGAGAAGCGTCCCGCTCTCAAGCTGAAGACGCGTCCTCGCCAGCCCTGA
- a CDS encoding FAD-dependent monooxygenase, protein MSYRPRKALIIGAGIAGPVAAILLRRAGIECAIYEAWPYSKGIGGGLQIAPNGMHVMDEIGLANELISCGSVAESFDFYSQGGERLGSINRDMARRFGQPAVNISRATLNEILIDKAWCASVSLYFDKRLIKVEDRGDQPIIAYFADGTTAEGDFLIGADGVHSVARRQVVPDGPQPFDTGLIGFGGFVPHTVLDGRSIGRHVETTFGQSGFFGYGYCSPNPNDGVMWWSTQPAHGMDAAMFRALDPATLKQHLRGFHRGWHDPIPAIIDAAENIVVTDTLDVATLPTWSRKRSLLIGDAAHATSPHAGQGASLALEDAMRLARLMQERQELGATFQAFEAERRPRTEKIVAMARRNGNSKREFSATGAWMRNQMLKWLLPLGAKSMDFMYAYDARAV, encoded by the coding sequence ATGTCCTATCGTCCCCGCAAGGCGCTGATCATCGGCGCCGGCATTGCCGGACCCGTGGCCGCGATCCTGCTGCGCCGCGCCGGCATCGAGTGCGCCATCTACGAGGCCTGGCCCTACTCCAAGGGCATCGGCGGCGGGCTTCAGATCGCGCCGAACGGCATGCATGTGATGGACGAGATCGGGCTGGCGAATGAGTTGATCAGCTGCGGCTCGGTTGCGGAATCCTTCGACTTCTATTCGCAAGGCGGCGAGCGGCTCGGCTCGATCAACCGCGACATGGCGCGGCGCTTCGGCCAGCCGGCGGTCAACATTTCTCGCGCCACGCTGAACGAGATCCTGATCGACAAGGCCTGGTGCGCCAGCGTCTCGCTCTATTTCGACAAGCGCCTGATCAAGGTCGAGGACCGCGGCGACCAGCCGATCATCGCCTATTTCGCCGATGGCACCACCGCCGAGGGCGACTTTTTGATCGGCGCCGACGGCGTGCATTCTGTGGCACGCCGCCAAGTGGTGCCGGACGGACCGCAGCCGTTCGACACGGGCCTGATCGGCTTCGGTGGCTTCGTCCCGCACACCGTGCTCGACGGCAGATCGATCGGCCGGCACGTCGAGACCACGTTCGGCCAGAGCGGCTTCTTCGGCTACGGCTATTGCAGCCCGAATCCGAACGATGGTGTGATGTGGTGGAGCACGCAGCCGGCGCACGGCATGGACGCGGCGATGTTTCGCGCGCTCGATCCGGCGACGCTGAAGCAGCATCTGCGCGGCTTCCACCGCGGCTGGCACGATCCGATCCCCGCCATCATCGACGCGGCCGAGAACATCGTGGTCACCGACACGCTCGACGTGGCGACATTGCCGACCTGGTCGCGCAAGCGCTCGCTGCTGATCGGTGATGCCGCGCATGCGACCAGCCCCCATGCCGGCCAGGGCGCCTCGCTCGCGCTGGAAGATGCGATGCGGCTTGCCCGTCTGATGCAGGAGCGCCAGGAGCTCGGCGCCACTTTCCAGGCCTTCGAGGCCGAGCGTCGCCCGCGCACCGAGAAGATCGTCGCGATGGCCCGCCGCAACGGCAACAGCAAGCGCGAATTCAGCGCCACCGGCGCGTGGATGCGCAATCAGATGCTGAAATGGCTGTTGCCGCTCGGCGCCAAGAGCATGGACTTCATGTACGCGTATGACGCGCGGGCGGTGTAG
- a CDS encoding saccharopine dehydrogenase family protein gives MSSAKFDIVIYGATGFTGQLVAEYLTRHYKTDNSLKWAMAGRSLGKLKSVRDAIGAPGNTPLIVADASDAASLKAMAEQTMSVITTVGPYQFYGEELLAACVATGTDYFDLCGEPIWMRQMIDKYEVAAKESGARIVFSCGYDSVPFELGTFFVQEEAKRVFGAPAPRVKGRVRDMRGTLSGGTAASAKATFDAVAKDLSLVAILNDHFALTPGFTGPKQPKGNRAILEDDLQSWAAPFMMALINTRNVHRSNMLMGFPYGQEFVYDEMVLTGPGEKGEANAKRVMAANAEKTGPNAPKPGEGPSKEEQENGRFDLLYVAIAPDGRMVRAGVTGDRDPGYGSTSKMISECAICMLRDTTDVPAGFWTPGAAMQHKLIKRLRDNAGLTFEVES, from the coding sequence ATGAGCTCTGCGAAATTCGACATCGTCATCTACGGTGCGACCGGTTTCACCGGCCAGCTCGTCGCCGAGTATCTGACGAGGCACTACAAGACCGACAATTCGCTCAAATGGGCGATGGCAGGCCGCAGCCTCGGCAAGCTGAAATCGGTGCGCGATGCGATCGGCGCGCCCGGGAATACGCCGCTGATCGTTGCGGATGCGTCGGACGCGGCGTCGCTGAAGGCGATGGCGGAGCAGACCATGTCGGTGATCACGACGGTCGGTCCGTATCAGTTCTACGGCGAGGAATTGTTAGCTGCCTGCGTCGCCACCGGCACGGACTATTTCGATCTCTGCGGTGAGCCGATCTGGATGCGGCAGATGATCGACAAGTACGAGGTGGCTGCCAAAGAGAGCGGCGCGCGCATCGTGTTTTCCTGCGGCTATGATTCCGTGCCGTTCGAGCTTGGGACCTTCTTCGTGCAGGAAGAGGCCAAGCGGGTGTTCGGCGCGCCGGCGCCGCGCGTGAAGGGCCGCGTGCGCGACATGCGCGGCACGCTGTCAGGCGGCACCGCGGCAAGTGCAAAAGCGACCTTCGATGCGGTCGCCAAGGACCTCAGCCTCGTCGCCATTCTCAACGATCATTTTGCGCTGACGCCGGGATTCACTGGCCCGAAGCAGCCGAAGGGCAACAGGGCGATCCTCGAGGACGATCTGCAATCCTGGGCCGCGCCGTTCATGATGGCGCTGATCAACACGCGCAACGTCCATCGCTCCAACATGCTGATGGGCTTTCCCTATGGTCAGGAGTTCGTCTACGACGAGATGGTCCTGACCGGTCCTGGCGAGAAGGGTGAGGCCAACGCCAAGCGCGTGATGGCCGCCAACGCCGAGAAGACCGGCCCGAACGCGCCGAAGCCGGGCGAGGGGCCGTCGAAGGAAGAGCAGGAGAACGGCCGCTTCGATCTGCTCTATGTCGCGATCGCACCCGATGGCCGCATGGTCCGCGCCGGCGTCACCGGCGACCGCGATCCCGGCTACGGCTCGACCTCGAAGATGATCTCCGAATGCGCGATCTGCATGCTGCGCGATACCACGGACGTTCCGGCAGGCTTCTGGACGCCGGGCGCAGCGATGCAGCACAAGCTGATCAAGCGGCTGCGGGACAATGCGGGGCTGACGTTTGAAGTGGAAAGCTAG
- a CDS encoding DUF169 domain-containing protein produces the protein MQQQNADSIDLAGLVADLNGLLRLKTTVIGMKLFAQAAEMEAIPKIRRPNAIHTTDQIVSMAARLGWTVGITADDLVGAQCRAVIGLAPQDETWLAGENYVGVWHGTAEDARKRQEALDVVPFGQYQALAVSPLASGRLDPPDICLVYATPGQMIILINGLQYTGYKKFEWGVVGETACADSWGRALKTGEPSLSLPCYAERRYGGVPDEEMLMALKPSYLAKAVLGMKALAKNGLRYPIPPYGIQSDVRAGMGVSYAKK, from the coding sequence ATGCAACAGCAGAATGCAGACAGCATCGATCTCGCCGGCCTCGTCGCCGATCTCAACGGCCTGCTGCGGCTGAAGACGACAGTGATCGGCATGAAGCTGTTCGCGCAAGCGGCGGAGATGGAGGCGATCCCGAAGATCCGGCGGCCGAACGCGATTCACACCACCGACCAGATCGTCTCGATGGCCGCACGGCTGGGCTGGACCGTCGGCATCACCGCTGATGATCTTGTCGGCGCGCAATGCCGCGCGGTGATCGGGCTTGCGCCGCAGGACGAGACATGGCTCGCCGGCGAAAATTATGTCGGGGTCTGGCACGGCACGGCCGAGGACGCGCGCAAGCGCCAGGAGGCGCTGGACGTGGTTCCGTTCGGACAATATCAGGCGCTCGCCGTCAGTCCGCTCGCCAGCGGCCGGCTCGATCCGCCCGACATCTGCCTCGTCTATGCGACGCCCGGGCAAATGATCATCCTGATCAACGGGCTGCAATATACCGGGTACAAGAAGTTCGAATGGGGCGTGGTCGGCGAAACCGCCTGCGCGGATTCCTGGGGCCGGGCGCTCAAGACCGGGGAGCCCAGCCTGTCCTTGCCATGCTATGCCGAACGGCGCTATGGCGGCGTGCCGGACGAGGAGATGCTGATGGCCTTGAAGCCGTCGTATCTCGCCAAAGCGGTTCTGGGCATGAAGGCGCTGGCCAAGAACGGCCTGCGCTATCCGATCCCGCCCTATGGCATTCAAAGTGACGTCCGTGCCGGCATGGGCGTGAGTTACGCAAAGAAATAA
- a CDS encoding YdcF family protein: MLPINLLVELGILSLVLMATRFAGLGRKLAVTTLVLLALAAFSPLGNLLIYPLEARFPAWDASRGAPDGIIVLGGSVDTDLSAAHRTPVVAHAADRLFAPAELARRYPNARVVFTGGTANLVATEAKEADYSAPILENLGIPKDRLILERNSRNTWENAIFTKELVTPKPGERWLLVTSAFHMPRSMGIFRKAGFDVEAYPVDWRMGGRDDLLSFTNMGADGLGRTEVAVREWIGLVAYRLMGRTGELLPGPTKD, from the coding sequence CTGCTGCCGATCAACCTTCTGGTCGAGCTCGGTATCCTGTCGCTGGTGCTGATGGCGACACGCTTTGCCGGGCTCGGCCGCAAGCTTGCCGTGACCACGCTGGTGCTGCTGGCGCTGGCGGCGTTCTCGCCGCTCGGCAATCTCCTGATCTATCCGCTTGAAGCGCGCTTTCCCGCGTGGGACGCCTCGCGCGGCGCGCCCGACGGCATCATTGTGCTCGGCGGCTCGGTCGACACCGATCTGTCGGCGGCCCATCGCACGCCGGTGGTCGCGCACGCAGCCGATCGTCTGTTTGCGCCGGCCGAGCTCGCACGCCGCTATCCGAATGCACGCGTCGTGTTTACCGGCGGAACCGCGAACCTGGTTGCAACCGAGGCGAAGGAGGCCGACTATTCCGCGCCGATCCTGGAGAATCTCGGCATACCGAAGGACCGCCTGATCCTCGAACGCAATTCCCGCAACACCTGGGAGAATGCGATCTTCACGAAAGAGCTGGTGACGCCGAAGCCGGGCGAGCGCTGGCTGCTGGTGACCTCGGCCTTCCACATGCCGCGCTCGATGGGAATCTTCCGCAAGGCCGGATTTGACGTCGAGGCCTATCCCGTGGACTGGCGGATGGGCGGACGTGACGATCTTTTGTCCTTCACCAACATGGGTGCGGACGGGCTGGGCCGAACCGAAGTCGCCGTACGCGAATGGATCGGCCTCGTGGCTTACCGTCTGATGGGCCGGACCGGCGAGTTGCTTCCGGGGCCCACCAAGGACTAG